The genomic segment TTCTGCGGATGAATCTGAAGGAAAAGTGGAAGGCGCTACCTCGAAATATCCGGAGAGTAACATAACAATTGTCGCTCCATCCGGCGCAGGCGGTGGATGGGATTTAACTGCCAGAGCTATTGCAAAAACGATGAGTGAAACAAAGCTAATCGATAAGTCAATCGTAGTTGAAAACAAACCCGGCGGCGGTGGTGCTGTTTACATGGCAGAATTTGCAACAAAGGAACTAAAAAATGATCATGTCCTTCTTGTAAAATCTCCGCCAATCTTAATCAACAATAACAAAGCGGAAGGAAACAGTGCTTACGGCTATAAAGACACAACACCATTGGCTCAGCTGACGCGTGACTACGGAGCTATTGTCGTCAAGGCGGATTCAAAGTTTAATTCATTGAAAGATGTACTAGAAGCAATTAAGAAAGACGCGAAATCGGTGACACTTGCCGGCGGATCGGCTCCGGGATCGATGGACCATCTTGTCGGTGTCTTGCCCGCATTTGAATATGGAATTGATCCAAAAACAGTAAAGTATGTATCGTATGATGGCGGCGGAGAGGCAGTCGCAGCATTGCTCGGTGGAAATGCAGACGTTATCGCTACAGATGCCTCCACTATTGGAGCGTATCTGAAGTCCGGTGATGTCCGTGTCCTCGCTGTCAGTTCTTCAGAACGGCTTAGCGGTG from the Sporosarcina psychrophila genome contains:
- a CDS encoding Bug family tripartite tricarboxylate transporter substrate binding protein codes for the protein MWKKLTTVALASILALGLTACSADESEGKVEGATSKYPESNITIVAPSGAGGGWDLTARAIAKTMSETKLIDKSIVVENKPGGGGAVYMAEFATKELKNDHVLLVKSPPILINNNKAEGNSAYGYKDTTPLAQLTRDYGAIVVKADSKFNSLKDVLEAIKKDAKSVTLAGGSAPGSMDHLVGVLPAFEYGIDPKTVKYVSYDGGGEAVAALLGGNADVIATDASTIGAYLKSGDVRVLAVSSSERLSGELTEVPTFKEEGIDAEFTIWRGIFGPKEMSETAYDYWSEKLEKMVESDEWNAELEKNGWESEYRNADDFTTYLEEQDKVIVELLTALGMQK